The window NNNNNNNNNNNNNNNNNNNNNNNNNNNNNNNNNNNNNNNNNNNNNNNNNNNNNNNNNNNNNNNNNNNNNNNNNNNNNNNNNNNNNNNNNNNNNNNNNNNNNNNNNNNNNNNNNNNNNNNNNNNNNNNNNNNNNNNNNNNNNNNNNNNNNNNNNNNNNNNNNNNNNNNNNNNNNNNNNNNNNNNNNNNNNNNNNNNNNNNNNNNNNNNNNNNNNNNNNNNNNNNNNNNNNNNNNNNNNNNNNNNNNNNNNNNNNNNNNNNNNNNNNNNNNNNNNNNNNNNNNNNNNNNNNNNNNNNNNNNNNNNNNNNNNNNNNNNNNNNNNNNNNNNNNNNNNNNNNNNNNNNNNNNNNNNNNNNNNNNNNNNNNNNNNNNNNNNNNNNNNNNNNNNNNNNNNNNNNNNNNNNNNNNNNNNNNNNNNNNNNNNNNNNNNNNNNNNNNNNNNNNNNNNNNNNNNNNNNNNNNNNNNNNNNNNNNNNNNNNNNNNNNNNNNNNNNNNNNNNNNNNNNNNNNNNNNNNNNNNNNNNNNNNNNNNNNNNNNNNNNNNNNNNNNNNNNNNNNNNNNNNNNNNNNNNNNNNNNNNNNNNNNNNNNNNNNNNNNNNNNNNNNNNNNNNNNNNNNNNNNNNNNNNNNNNNNNNNNNNNNNNNNNNNNNNNNNNNNNNNNNNNNNNNNNNNNNNNNNNNNNNNNNNNNNNNNNNNNNNNNNNNNNNNNNNNNNNNNNNNNNNNNNNNNNNNNNNNNNNNNNNNNNNNNNNNNNNNNNNNNNNNNNNNNNNNNNNNNNNNNNNNNNNNNNNNNNNNNNNNNNNNNNNNNNNNNNNNNNNNNNNNNNNNNNNNNNNNNNNNNNNNNNNNNNNNNNNNNNNNNNNNNNNNNNNNNNNNNNNNNNNNNNNNNNNNNNNNNNNNNNNNNNNNNNNNNNNNNNNNNNNNNNNNNNNNNNNNNNNNNNNNNNNNNNNNNNNNNNNNNNNNNNNNNNNNNNNNNNNNNNNNNNNNNNNNNNNNNNNNNNNNNNNNNNNNNNNNNNNNNNNNNNNNNNNNNNNNNNNNNNNNNNNNNNNNNNNNNNNNNNNNNNNNNNNNNNNNNNNNNNNNNNNNNNNNNNNNNNNNNNNNNNNNNNNNNNNNNNNNNNNNNNNNNNNNNNNNNNNNNNNNNNNNNNNNNNNNNNNNNNNNNNNNNNNNNNNNNNNNNNNNNNNNNNNNNNNNNNNNNNNNNNNNNNNNNNNNNNNNNNNNNNNNNNNNNNNNNNNNNNNNNNNNNNNNNNNNNNNNNNNNNNNNNNNNNNNNNNNNNNNNNNNNNNNNNNNNNNNNNNNNNNNNNNNNNNNNNNNNNNNNNNNNNNNNNNNNNNNNNNNNNNNNNNNNNNNNNNNNNNNNNNNNNNNNNNNNNNNNNNNNNNNNNNNNNNNNNNNNNNNNNNNNNNNNNNNNNNNNNNNNNNNNNNNNNNNNNNNNNNNNNNNNNNNNNNNNNNNNNNNNNNNNNNNNNNNNNNNNNNNNNNNNNNNNNNNNNNNNNNNNNNNNNNNNNNNNNNNNNNNNNNNNNNNNNNNNNNNNNNNNNNNNNNNNNNNNNNNNNNNNNNNNNNNNNNNNNNNNNNNNNNNNNNNNNNNNNNNNNNNNNNNNNNNNNNNNNNNNNNNNNNNNNNNNNNNNNNNNNNNNNNNNNNNNNNNNNNNNNNNNNNNNNNNNNNNNNNNNNNNNNNNNNNNNNNNNNNNNNNNNNNNNNNNNNNNNNNNNNNNNNNNNNNNNNNNNNNNNNNNNNNNNNNNNNNNNNNNNNNNNNNNNNNNNNNNNNNNNNNNNNNNNNNNNNNNNNNNNNNNNNNNNNNNNNNNNNNNNNNNNNNNNNNNNNNNNNNNNNNNNNNNNNNNNNNNNNNNNNNNNNNNNNNNNNNNNNNNNNNNNNNNNNNNNNTCCCGTTGACGATCCCAAATGGCGACCTTCACAGAGCTTGAAGAAGCTTCGATCTCTTTCTGGATGGAGGCGTGGATGAGTTGCTTGTTCAGCTCGATGGAGAGCGTCGGCTTCCTCCGCTGCGTCGTGGAGGCTGTGGCGGTTGACCATCACCTGGCGGTTCTGGACCAGCAGAGACTGGTAAGGTGCAACGGAAGAAGAAGATAAGGGCCTGCGATATAGCTCTCTTCCATACAAGAAGACGAATCGAAGACGATCGCTACCGTCGTCGACGATGGCGAAACCATAAAGTTGAGTTTCTGAGTCAACTTACCTCTGCCCACTCTGCCCTTAATCGCCCATCACTCGCCTACCTAACAGACCTCAAACGCTCAACTAACGCCCCAAGTTCACGTGCTCAAACGGACGGTGGAGATGTCGGGTGCGCGGCGCACCCGGGTGCATTGAATAATTTTCGTCGTTAGTGTTAATAAGTTAAAATTTGCATACTTGTTCTTTTGGTCAGAAAAGCTATCAAAATATATAATTTGGTATACTTTATAAGATAGATAGATTAGAGAAAAAAGGTAGCAAGTTACATGTACATAAAACATAATAGATAATGTGATTCTTACATTATGCTTTAAATTTGAAGAAATACACCAGTGTGACATAGTGACACAGTGGCACACATACATATATTATAAAGCATTGGATTTTATTTTTTATTTTTTATTTTTTATTTTTTATTTTTTATTTTTTATTTTTTATTTTTTTAAACTTTTTATTAATAACTCACACACCTTACATATGTCAATGATGTTTGAACCCACGACCTCGAACTTGTCAGTTAAACACCTTAACCAATCAAGTCATGGCTCACCGACAAAGCATTGGATTTTAGAATCAAGGGTACGTACTTGCCTTAAAAATGAAAGTACACTGCAGTACACCATTTTATTTTGTGTGTGTTCAAAGTTTAGAACTGAAATCGTCCTAGGGATACGTCTATGTTTGAAGTCATCATTTTCATCAAAGTTACAAGCATATGAAATTGATGCATACCATGATAAAACCCACAATGTTTAGTATGAAAGCCACACATTATATTCTTCAAGATATGGATATAAAAATAAATAAATCAATAAGTAGTAGATAGTTCCTTACCTAATTATCACTTGATATAGCATTGTGATCGTCAAAAGCACCTTCATCTTTGTCTTCCTCTTCGTCCGTATCCACATCAGAGTCAAGTATAATCTTTGCTTCACGTGCGAACTTCGACCAATCCTCACCTTTTAATTGCCTTTTGCAGCTCTTGCTCAGTTTGGGACAATCTTTAATTTTTAATTCTCTCAACTCAGTGAGGCGATGTAACCCTTGCGGTAAAGTTGACAAATTGGAACAACTTACAATCACTAGTTGCTCGAGGAATGTAAATTTTTGCAATTCCAGAAGTTCAGTCAGATTATCACACCCCGCGACTCCTATGCTCTGCAAAACTTTTGTAGAATCTTCAAGCCAGGGAGGCAAAACCTCCAAATCTGAAGTGCGCATCATAAATGATCTAAGACCTTGAGGGCCTTCTCTGATTTTCATCAAATCAAGCTTTTTACACTCATTTATATGTAGACTATTCAGAGCGGTCAAGAGTTTCATATTTGGTGGCAAGGATTCCAAATTTTCACAGTCTGAAATCCCCAATCTACGAAGGTTAGTGAGGAATTGGATCTCTTCCCCCAAAATCATCAGATTGACACATCTTCGAAAATGTAAAAGTTGGAGTGAAATGAGGCAACTAATTCCTTTTGGCAAATACTTCTGCTGTGTAGTTATCACCAAGCTTCGGAGGTTGATCAAGTTCCCTATGTCTTTGGGTATCTCCTCAAGTGCGGTACATTGACGGAGGATCAAAGACTCCAAATTCAGTAAATTACAGATGGAATTCGGAAGCCTTTTTATCTTACTATTATAAGACAAGTCGAGAAATCTCACATGAAATAAACTACCAATGGCACTTGGTAGCTTCTCAACGGGCGACCCACTGAGATCTAGCACCCGCATATATTTGAATCTCGAGAGGCATGTCTTCACAAAATGTTGATTCATCATCTTGCCATCTCCAGATGGAATTAGAAAGGTTCGTAATTTGTTTGACTTGTATATGAAATCAAGCACTTGTGCTTCTTCTCCAAGCAAGTCCTTTTCAGATATTGACACATGTCGAACCATTTCAAAAGCACTAGAGGGACGAAAATTGATTGTGGAGTACTCTGTTTGTGCCACCGAAATTGCTATATCATGAACTAGATCATGCATTTTAAACATTATTTTGGTTTTGAAATCGACATCAACTTGAAACAATGATCTAGAGCAGAACTGTCTTATATAGTTCATACCCAATTTATCAAGATCTTCATTTTTTTTTACATGTTTTGAGGTAGCCTTGTGCTACCCACAGGTCAACCAGTGAGTCACTATAGTATTCAAAATCCTTTGGGAAAAGTGAACAAAATGCAAAACATGGTTTCAAGTGTTGGTAGCAGGTCAACCAGTGAGTCACTATAGTATTCAAAATCCTTTGGGAAAAGTGAACAAAATGCAAAACATGGTTTCAAGTGTTGTGGCAATGCATCATAACTCAATTTGAGTGCGGGTAGAATATTGTCATTTCCTATACTCCACATGTCATCATCTCTCACACTCAACCATCGGTCTGGCTCTCTGTTCAAATAGAGCATGCTCCCTAGAGTTGCTACAGCTAAAGGAACTCCTCCACACTTGTT of the Fragaria vesca subsp. vesca linkage group LG6, FraVesHawaii_1.0, whole genome shotgun sequence genome contains:
- the LOC101306545 gene encoding putative disease resistance protein RGA4-like codes for the protein MSLLIKRAFKKGEEQHYPHLIGIGEDIVNKCGGVPLAVATLGSMLYLNREPDRWLSVRDDDMWSIGNDNILPALKLSYDALPQHLKPMFCILFTFPKGF
- the LOC101303930 gene encoding putative disease resistance protein RGA3-like — translated: MHDLVHDIAISVAQTEYSTINFRPSSAFEMVRHVSISEKDLLGEEAQVLDFIYKSNKLRTFLIPSGDGKMMNQHFVKTCLSRFKYMRVLDLSGSPVEKLPSAIGSLFHVRFLDLSYNSKIKRLPNSICNLLNLESLILRQCTALEEIPKDIGNLINLRSLVITTQQKYLPKGISCLISLQLLHFRRCVNLMILGEEIQFLTNLRRLGISDCENLESLPPNMKLLTALNSLHINECKKLDLMKIREGPQGLRSFMMRTSDLEVLPPWLEDSTKVLQSIGVAGCDNLTELLELQKFTFLEQLVIVSCSNLSTLPQGLHRLTELRELKIKDCPKLSKSCKRQLKGEDWSKFAREAKIILDSDVDTDEEEDKDEGAFDDHNAISSDN